A single window of Amphiura filiformis chromosome 17, Afil_fr2py, whole genome shotgun sequence DNA harbors:
- the LOC140137886 gene encoding uncharacterized protein, with amino-acid sequence MLLEKREVRAKAKRLQKDNTAQTDEQATNNPAVEEAGSGSTPPSSYAHKPSLVRSLKRASLALPKSPRKKAVVLKKLVYDLSPGKKKYVLGSPCAEKRARKLTPGTSGSAATNDDDDDSDSDSDTGRNSENGEDSDTAMDDTETSEVEENSDSDRDNDDDDDDDKTENTCRPVCGDFVAVILVGKKQKKLYVAQVTDITPLPEDFEECVQLKYMEAVNNDGMVYRWARDDDYSREPLPSIIAVLDPPTAVQGSATRETFTFNMKAVLEKFKQT; translated from the exons ATGCTGCTCGAAAAGCGAGAAGTTAGAGCCAAGGCTAAACGCCTGCAGAAAGATAACACTGCACAAACTGACGAGCAGGCCACCAATAATCCGGCAGTTGAAGAGGCTGGATCGGGATCAACTCCTCCCAGTTCCTATGCACATAAACCTTCACTGGTCAGAAGTTTAAAAAGAGCTTCACTTGCCCTCCCAAAAAGCCCACGGAAAAAAGCAGTTGTGTTAAAGAAGTTAGTGTATGACCTCAGTCCTGGAAAAAAGAAATATGTTTTGGGAAGCCCTTGTGCAGAGAAAAGGGCACGTAAGTTGACACCAGGAACCAGTGGCAGTGCAGCgaccaatgatgatgatgacgattcaGATAGTGATAGTGATACAGGGAGAAACAGTGAAAATGGAGAAGACAGTGACACAGCCATGGATGACACAGAGACCAGTGAAGTGGAAGAAAACAGTGATAGTGACagagacaatgatgatgatgatgatgatgacaaa ACTGAGAACACATGCAGACCAGTTTGTGGGGACTTTGTTGCTGTCATCCTAGTTGGCAAGAAGCAGAAAAAACTCTATGTAGCCCAG GTTACAGACATCACTCCGCTACCagaagactttgaagaatgtgtCCAACTGAAGTACATGGAAGCTGTAAACAATGATGGCATGGTATACAGATGGGCACGGGATGATGACTACTCAAGGGAACCATTACCCAGCATCATAGCTGTGCTGGACCCTCCTACAGCTGTTCAAGGATCAGCAACCAGAGAAACATTTACTTTCAACATGAAAGCAGTACTTGAGAAATTCAAGCAAACATAA
- the LOC140138452 gene encoding carbonyl reductase family member 4-like, which produces MACVVYGGSRGIGKAIASAFLQDGFRVAIVARNVQHLEDTISELHEFTHTEDQLLRFSCDITKEQDVIKTSEHIHHTVGAVSILVNSAGINQDSLLIKSKSTNIEDLIQTNLVGPMITCRTFLRGMMQRKDGCIINIGSIVGQRGNAGQTAYSASKAGLVGFTKSLAKEVKDRGIRVNLIAPGFIDTDMTKGIIKRQELEKAIPLGRFGMASEVADAALFLAKSCYITGHVLNVDGGLNLNI; this is translated from the exons ATGGCGTGTGTAGTTTATGGTGGATCCCGAGGCATAGGCAAAGCTATTGCATCTGCATTCCTTCAAGATGGATTCAGAGTTGCCATAGTAGCAAGAAATGTGCAGCATCTTGAGGACACTATCAGTGAATTACATG AATTCACACATACAGAAGATCAGTTACTGAGGTTCAGCTGCGATATCACCAAAGAGCAAGATGTGATAAAGACATCGGAGCATATCCATCACACTGTTGGTGCGGTGTCCATCCTAGTCAATTCAGCAGGCATCAACCAAGATTCGCTGCTAATTAAGAGTAAATCCACAAATATTGAAGACTTGATACAGACCAACCTTGTGGGACCAATGATTACTTGTAGAACATTTTTGAGAGGAATGATGCAGAGAAAAGATGGGTGTATCATTAACATTG GAAGCATTGTTGGACAAAGGGGTAACGCAGGACAAACAGCTTACAGTGCCAGTAAAGCAGGACTAGTTGGCTTCACAAAGTCTCTAGCTAAGGAGGTCAAGGATCGTGGTATCAGGGTCAATTTAATTGCACCAG GTTTTATAGACACAGACATGACAAAAGGCATCATTAAAAGACAGGAATTGGAGAAAGCGATACCATTAGGCAGATTTGGGATGGCATCGGAAGTAGCTGATGCAGCTCTGTTTCTTGCCAAATCTTGCTACATTACTGGACAT GTTCTTAATGTAGATGGTGGTCTCAATTTGAACATTTGA